A single genomic interval of Oryza sativa Japonica Group chromosome 7, ASM3414082v1 harbors:
- the LOC136357326 gene encoding uncharacterized protein — translation MYYNYRTHCSHPQHVLVRCQYSSSSGHVCDLCAAGFRGLVGLRCKACDFDIHEACADYFQPAISSFAAHPWHGLALGRVADNDRVCDLCAAACPRGGFVYRCVPCGFDVHPLCTMFPAKVRSPLHPEHELAMVPAAAAAAATLGRQCRTCSGCGEVCGGWFYRCDACGVCLHAECLNGARAKQSAGVGSQGTGVGGAGSSQSGGGGGQSTGVKRSRSSLVGKLLLKAAVRVAVDAATNGLASAVLDSGSADDTSSFDQ, via the coding sequence ATGTACTACAACTACCGGACTCACTGCTCCCACCCGCAGCACGTCCTGGTGAGGTGCCAGTACAGCAGCAGCTCCGGCCATGTCTGCGACCTCTGCGCCGCCGGCTTCCGCGGCCTCGTCGGGCTCCGGTGCAAGGCCTGCGACTTCGACATTCACGAGGCCTGCGCCGACTACTTCCAGCCGGCGATCTCCTCCTTCGCCGCGCACCCGTGGCACGGCCTCGCCCTCGGCCGCGTCGCCGACAACGACCGCGTCTGCGACCTGTGCGCCGCGGCGTGCCCCCGGGGGGGCTTCGTCTACCGCTGCGTGCCGTGCGGCTTCGACGTGCACCCGCTCTGCACCATGTTCCCGGCGAAGGTGAGGAGCCCGTTGCACCCGGAGCACGAGCTCGCCATggtgccggcggccgcggccgcggcggcgacgctggggCGGCAGTGCCGCACCTGCTCCGGCTGCGGCGAGGTCTGTGGCGGCTGGTTCTACCGGTGCGACGCTTGCGGAGTGTGCCTCCACGCCGAGTGCCTCAATGGCGCCCGCGCCAAGCAGAGTGCCGGGGTGGGAAGCCAGGGCACCGGCGTCGGTGGCGCAGGCAGCagccagagcggcggcggcggcggccagagcACCGGCGTGAAGCGGAGCCGGAGTTCCCTTGTTGGGAAGTTGCTTCTCAAGGCTGCGGTTCGCGTCGCCGTCGATGCGGCGACGAACGGGCTGGCATCGGCGGTGCTCGATAGCGGCAGCGCCGACGACACGTCTTCCTTCGATCAATAA
- the LOC4343873 gene encoding stress-response A/B barrel domain-containing protein UP3 yields the protein MICLRAAFPLTSSPLRRLALKPSSSRAAAAAMSSAIAAPVEHIVLIKVRPEAASSGAAAAMVSSLQALSTAVPGLSYIHVGPVLRLRSPAAEALGPTHVLHSRYATKPDLAAYAAHPAHVAAVQGHVLPNALDSTAIDWVNAALVPSPVNPGSAVRLSLAKLKEGVEAHQLAEKLAAATAAAGEAKGAKVSFGENFSPARAKGYQFGMVAVFDSVEGLDAVDGDGKVEAAKAIVRPLLDDVLELEFVVGPAAAEAPAPANL from the coding sequence ATGATTTGCCTCCGAGCCGCCTTCCCCTtgacctcctcccctctccgccgcctcgccctcaagccctcctcctcccgcgccgccgccgccgccatgtcgtccgccatcgccgcgccggtCGAGCACATCGTGCTCATCAAGGTCCGCCcggaggcggcgtcgtcgggcgccgccgcggcgatggTGTCATCGCTGCAGGCGCTGTCCACGGCGGTGCCCGGGCTGTCGTACATCCACGTCGGCCCCGTGCTCCGCctccggtcgccggcggcggaggcgctggGTCCGACCCACGTCCTCCACTCCCGCTACGCCACCAAGCCCGACCTGGCGGCGTACGCGGCGCACCCGGCGCACGTCGCCGCCGTGCAGGGGCACGTCCTCCCCAACGCGCTCGACTCCACCGCCATCGACTGGGTCAACGCCGCCCTGGTGCCGTCCCCGGTGAACCCGGGCTCCGCCGTGCGGCTCTCCCTGGCGAAGTTGAAGGAGGGTGTGGAGGCGCACCAGCTCGCGGAGAAgctcgccgcggcgacggcggcggccggggaggcgAAGGGCGCCAAGGTGAGCTTCGGGGAGAACTTCTCCCCCGCGCGGGCCAAGGGGTACCAGTTCGGGATGGTGGCGGTGTTCGACAGCGTGGAGGGGCTCGAcgcggtggacggggacgggaAGGTGGAGGCGGCCAAGGCCATAGTCAGGCCGCTGCTCGACGACGTGCTCGAGCTGGAATTCGTCGTCGGACCTGCCGCCGCGGaggctccggcgccggccaaCCTCTGA